From Nymphaea colorata isolate Beijing-Zhang1983 chromosome 6, ASM883128v2, whole genome shotgun sequence, a single genomic window includes:
- the LOC116256823 gene encoding cytochrome P450 93A3-like yields the protein MEIAYSFCNWSIIVSFIFVIIIFFRFLSNRSTFRLPPSPPSLPILGHAHLLLGSTPHSALQKLSIRYGPLLYLRIGSVPVIVASSPSHAREFLNVHGSSFSSRPGITLLDTLWYGRNNFAFAPLGPLWKTMRKTCVVELLGGRSLRRFSFIRQQEIGCFLRAMMASAGEPVDVSAKFGELTGNILVRMATGKRIEKASRVLDLMHEASEIGGQFYLGDYFKFMSRWDVQGYKKKCRDIYERLDGLMEEVVKEHQGRRMEKTEEDKDIIDVLLESMKEDKDEGGITKENIKSLILDVYVGGFHTASIPLQFGLMELVRHPSVLLKAQEEMDSVVGKKRLVEERDLANLPYLEAIVKETLRLHPPVPMVPRASTEDCRVGEYDIPANTWVFVNVWAMGKDPCLWDSPSEFRPERFLGSPVNVKGEYFELLPFGSGLRMCPGSAHALLVFRTVLACLIQCFDWEVDGGPKRLDVEERSAGMTVSMANKLICRPIPRFDALIVEYKSANESLNYR from the exons ATGGAAATAGCTTATTCCTTCTGCAACTGGTCTATCATTGTCTCTTTCATCTTCgtcattatcatttttttccgGTTCTTGTCCAATCGATCCACCTTCAGACTCCCACCTTCTCCACCCTCTCTCCCGATCTTGGGCCACGCTCACCTCTTACTCGGCAGCACCCCTCACTCTGCATTGCAAAAGCTTAGCATTCGATACGGCCCACTCCTGTATCTCCGAATCGGCTCTGTGCCCGTAATTGTCGCTTCCTCGCCGTCGCATGCCAGAGAATTCCTCAATGTCCATGGATCGTCCTTCTCCTCTCGTCCCGGCATCACCCTATTGGACACTCTGTGGTACGGCCGTAACAACTTTGCATTTGCACCTTTGGGGCCGTTATGGAAAACAATGAGGAAAACATGCGTGGTGGAGCTCCTTGGCGGCCGGTCGCTCCGACGCTTCAGCTTCATTCGGCAGCAGGAGATCGGCTGCTTCTTACGGGCCATGATGGCGAGCGCTGGTGAGCCGGTGGACGTGTCGGCGAAGTTTGGTGAACTAACTGGCAACATCTTGGTGAGGATGGCGACGGGGAAGAGGATAGAGAAGGCATCACGAGTGCTGGATTTGATGCATGAGGCATCTGAGATAGGCGGCCAGTTCTATCTTGGTGATTACTTCAAGTTTATGAGCAGGTGGGATGTGCAGGGATACAAGAAAAAGTGCAGAGATATTTATGAAAGACTCGATGGTCTTATGGAAGAGGTGGTGAAGGAGCACCAAGGCAGGAGAATGGAGAAGACGGAGGAGGATAAAGATATCATCGATGTTCTTCTGGAGAGCATGAAAGAAGACAAGGACGAGGGAGGGATCACCAAGGAGAATATCAAGTCCCTTATTTTG GATGTGTATGTTGGAGGCTTTCACACGGCATCAATTCCGTTGCAGTTTGGCTTGATGGAGCTTGTACGTCACCCTTCAGTGTTATTAAAAGCCCAAGAAGAGATGGATTCTGTTGTTGGCAAGAAGAGGCTGGTGGAAGAAAGAGACTTGGCCAACCTTCCTTACCTTGAGGCCATTGTGAAGGAGACACTGAGGCTGCACCCGCCAGTGCCAATGGTGCCCAGAGCAAGCACTGAGGATTGCAGAGTTGGGGAATATGACATCCCAGCCAACACTTGGGTCTTTGTAAATGTGTGGGCGATGGGGAAGGACCCTTGCCTTTGGGACAGCCCGTCCGAATTTCGACCGGAGAGATTCCTTGGCAGTCCTGTAAACGTCAAGGGAGAGTACTTTGAGTTGCTCCCTTTTGGTAGCGGCCTGAGAATGTGCCCGGGCTCTGCCCATGCTCTGCTTGTGTTTCGCACTGTGCTCGCATGCTTGATACAATGCTTCGACTGGGAGGTTGATGGTGGCCCTAAAAGACTGGACGTGGAGGAAAGATCCGCTGGCATGACAGTTTCGATGGCGAACAAGTTGATTTGCCGTCCCATCCCTCGTTTTGATGCCCTAATCGTTGAatataaatcagcaaatgaGTCTCTAAACTACAGGTAG